Part of the Halomarina litorea genome is shown below.
GCTTCTCGCGGTCGATGGGGTTCGCCACTACCGTCGCCTGCGTCGGGATGCGGATGGCCCCCGCCGACGCCATCGCGGCGGCCACCCACGGCGGCGCGTGCGCTCTGGACCGCGAGGGCGACGGGACCGGCACCCTGCGGGAGGGGTCGCCCGCCGACTTGCAGGTCCTCGACGCCACCTCGCACGTCCACGTCCCCTACGACTTCGACACCAACCGCGTGGAGTGCGTGGTGAAGGCCGGAGAGGTGGTCCTCGATGACTGAGCCGGTCGAACTCGACGGCGAGTCGCTCACCCCCGAGGACGTCGCGCGGGTCGCCCGCGAGGGCACGCGGGTCGAGGTGGCAGAGGACGCGCGCGAGCGGGTCCGCGAGGCCCGCGAGCGCGTGGAGGGCATCGTCGAGAGCGGCGAACCGGTGTACGGCATCAACACGGGGTTCGGCGACCTCGTGGACACCCGCATCCCGCCGGACAGGGTCGATGAACTCCAGACGAACCTCGTCCGGAGCCACGCCGCCGGTGCAGGTCGGGAACTCGAAGTCGAAGAGGTACGGGCGCTGATGCTCACGCGAATCAATGCCCTCGTGAAGGGCTACTCCGGCGTCCGCGAGGTGGTAGTCGACCACCTGCTCGCCCTGCTGAACGGGTCGGTCCACCCCGTCGTGAAGTCGCGAGGGAGCCTCGGAGCCAGCGGTGACCTCGCCCCGCTGGCGCACATGTCGCTCGTCCTCCTCAGGGAGGGGGAGGCCGACACGCCCGACGGTCGACTGTCGGGGGCCGAGGCCCTCGCCCGAATCGACTGCGACCCGCTCACCCTCCGGGCGAAGGAGGGACTGGCGCTCATCAACGGCACCCAGTTGACCGTCGGACTGGCCGCACTCGCCGTCGTGGACGCCGAACGCCTCTGCCGGGCGGCGGACGCGGCGGGGGCGCTCACCGTCGAGGTGACGATGGGGACGACGGCGGCGATGGAGGCAGCCGTCCAGCGGGTGCGTCCGCACGCCGGCCAGACCGTCGCCGCCCGGAACGTCAAGCGCCTGTGCGAGGGATCGGAGATCGTCGAGTCGCACCGCAACTGCGACCGGGTGCAGGACGCCTACTCCCTCAGGTGCGTCCCGCAGGTCCACGGCGCGGTCCGGGACGCCGTCGCCCACCTCCGGGAGGCCGTCGAAGTGGAACTCAACAGCGCGACGGACAACCCCCTCGTCTTTCCGGCGGAGTCGGTCGACCGCCGCACGTCGGGGACGGACGCCGCCGACGTGGTGTCGGGCGGGAACTTCCACGGCGAACCGCTCGCGCTCCGTCTAGACTACCTCACGAGCGCGCTGACCGAACTCGCGGCCATCTCCGAGCGCCGGGCCGACCGCCTGCTGAACCCCCACGTCCAGGAGGAGTACCTCCCGCCGTTCCTCACGCCCGAGAGCGGCGTCCGGTCGGGCTACATGATAGCCCAGTACACCGCCGCCGCGCTGGTCAGCGAGTGCCGGTCGACCGGGCGGCCCTCGACGGACAACACGCCCGTCAGCGGCAATCAGGAGGACCACGTCAGCATGAGTGCCACCTCGGCGTTCGCGGCGCGGCGGACGCTCGCCAACGCGCGGACCGTCCTCGCCGTCGAACTCGTCTGTGGCGCACAGGCCGCCGAGTTCGTCCCCGAGGGCGAGGGGGGTCGGTTGGAACACGGCGTCGGGACGGGTGCGACCTACGAGGCGGTGCGGGAGGTGGTCCCCCGACTGGAGGCGGACCGGCCCGTCCACGCCGACATCGACGCCGCGGACGCCCTCGTGGAGACGGGGGCGCTGGAGCAGGCGCTCCGGGCGGCGATGGCCGAAGAAATCGAGTAACGGGGAACGTCGGACCTTACGCGGAGGCTTCGGACTCCGCCTCGGCGGACTCCTCGTCCAGGTCCTCCAGGGCACTGAGCGCGGCCCGGCGGTACTGCTCGAAGTCGGTCTCGGGGTAGTGCTCCTCGGCCATGCGAGCGTACTCGCCGCCCTCCTCCACGGCGTCACAGCGCTCGATGGTCCGGGTGGCCGTCTCGACGACCCAGCGGTCGCGCGTGTCGGCGTCCACCGCGGTGATGGACTCGGGGCGCAGCGAGACGTTCACGTCGCCGTCGTCCGTCTCGAACGTGCGGGGTTTGCCCACGACGGAGACGTACGTCGGCGGTTCGGCCTCGCGGAGGAAGCTCGCGGCGTCGGGCTGGTACTGCCCGGCGTACATGAAGAACGTGCCCGTCGGGTCGACGACGCGGCCCTGCCAGTACTCCGAGTCGGAGCCGACGTCCTCGGTCTCGGTGAGGGTGCCGACGGCGAACACGCGGTTGGCGCGCTCGCCGGTCGGGAGCAGCGCGTAGACGGGTGCGCGCTCCTCGTCGCTCTCCTTGAAGGTGTACGTCGAATCGTTGAACTCGGTGGCGAAGACGCGGCGTGCGACCTCGCGGGTAGGTGCTCCGGACATTTACATCGACCTCGCTTTGATGAGCGCAGCCTCTGCATCCACCGGCCCGAGGCGCTCGAACTCGTCGGCCAGCACGTAGCGGCCGAACGTCGGGCCGCGCACGCGGTAGTACGTTCCGAGGACGCCCGCCTTCATCTCGTCGGCGACGACCGACGTGTCGAGGGCGTCCATGGCCATCTCCTTCGCCTCCGCGAGGGTGATGCCCGTCAGTTCCTCGGTCATCTCCTCGTCGAAGATGACCTCGTGGACCTGCGTGCCGTCGTCCAGCACGCCCTTGATGCGGAGGTCGAACTCGCCTTCGACCTCGCCGTGTTCCGAACATCGCCCGTTCTGGAGGACGCGCGTGCAGTCCTCCTCGGGACAGCGCTTGATGAGCCCGGAGCCGCGCTGGATGTCCACCAGCGCGCCCTCCACCTCGGTCGAATCGTCGCCGACCTCGATGTCCTCGTCCAGTTTCTCGATGCTCGTCGTGCGGTTGAGCTTGACCGAGAACCGGCCCTCGTACTCGTCGGTGACGACGTTCCCGAGGCGGTAGGCCGCGCCCTCCTCCAGCTTGGGGAGTTCGCTGGTCTTGAACGAGACGAACTTGATGGTGCCCGACTCGTCGCCGAGCAGGCCCACCTGCGAGATGGAGTCGCTGCGGGGTTCCCACAGTTCGACGACCACCGCGCGGACGTCGATCCACTCCTCGTCGGCGTCGACCTCGCCGACGGGGACGAGTTCGTTGCCGCCGCCACCGCCGCCGAGTTCGTCCCGGTCGAGACCGGCCTCGTCGAGGTAGTTGTTGACGAGACTGCGCCGCGCCTCGTCGGCGGGGACCTTGTACTCGGTGACGAGGGTGTCGAGACGCTCCCGTACCTCGTCGACGGTGATGTCCAGGTGGTCTGAGAACTGCGCGTGTATCGCTTCGGCGTGCTGTTGCAGGTCTGCCATTGTCGAATTTCCGTCTCCGCGTGTTTTCGGTGGGAGACGTACGCCGGTTGGTTCTTGCCGGTATTTAAAGTGTCGTAACCGGGGTGAAAGTGAACCCGGTTGCGGTCGGAGAGGGCCGCAGACGGTCACGAGCGGTCGATTCGACGCAGTTCCACCCGAGAAGACGGCCGGTCGGGACGACCCCGACAGGGGGAGCGACGAGGGGGTTGCGGCGGGGTTTTTGTCGCCGCGTCCCGAACCCCGACCATGAGCAACCGGCGGCGCTTCGAACGCATCCTCCGGACGAAGCTCCGGTCCGCGGGTCGCCAGTACGCCGAGGCGCGCCACGCCTACGAGGCGGCCCGGAACGTCGCCGCCTCGGACCTCCCCGTCGACGAGGAGGGGCGGGCCAAAATCGTCTGTCGGCGCTACGCCGAACGGCGGGCCGTCGACCTCGACTCGGGGTTCCGGCCGGACTGTTTCGACGCCGACCACGTGGACTGTCAGGGCTGCGTCGAGGACATCCGCGACGGGCGCGTCGAGACGTGGTGAGGCGGCGCGGGTGAGCGCGAGGGACGGCCGAGACGGGGACACGGATTAGTCGGCCCCCGACGAACCCCCGCCATGCAGACCATCGCAGTCGTCCTCGCGGGCGGCGTCGGCACGCGCCTCTACCCCGCGAGTTCCGAGTCCCGCCCGAAGCAGTTCCTCTCGTTCGGCGACGGGCCCTCCCTCCTGACGCGCACCGTCGACCGGGCGAGCGAGGTGGCCGAGACGGTGTACGTCCTCACCCGCCCGGACTACGCCGAGACGGTGCCCGACCACGCCCCCGACGCGGAGGTGCTGGTCGAACCCGCCGGGCGCGACACCGGTCCCGCCCTGGTGTACGCCGCCCACCGAATCCGCGAGCGAGAGGCAGAGTGCGTCCTCCTCTGTCTCCCGAGCGACCACCACGTCGAGGGCGACTTCGCCTCCGTCGCGCGCCGGGCCTGCGAGGTGGCGGGTGAGACGGACAAACTCGTGACCCTCGGTGTCGAACCGACCCGTCCCGCCGTCGGCTACGGCTACATCAAACCCGGCGAGGACCGCGGCGACTACTACGAGGCGGCCGGGTTCTTCGAGAAACCCGACCCCGGCGCGGCCGAACGCTACCGCTACAACGGCTTCTACTGGAACGCGGGGATGTTCGCGTGGACGCCCGACGCCCTCCTCCGCGAGGCGCGGGGGACGGACCTCGACTCGCTGGTGACGGGCCTCGAATCGGGCACCGCCGAACGGGCGTTCGCGCTCGCCCCCTCGGTGAGCATCGACAACGCGGTCCTCGAACACTCGGACGAGGTTGCGATGGTGCCTGCCACCTTCGAGTGGGACGACCTCGGCGCGTGGGACGCCCTCGCCCGCGTCTTCGACGAGGAGGCGGACCGCGACGGCAACGTCGTCCGCGGGAACGGCCTCCTGCTGGACACGGAGAACTGCCTCGTCGCCACCGACGAGACGAGCCACGTCAGCGCCGTCGGCGTCTCGAACCTCACCGTCGCGGCCTACGACGGGCGCGTGCTGGTCGTCCCGACGCGGGAGGCCCAGCGGGTCCGGGAAGTCGTCGAGCGGTTGCGAGAGGACGAAGACGAGGATGAGGACGAGTAGGCGAATCAGGAGAACAGGCGCTTCAGGCGGTCGAACAGGCGCTTCCGGGGGTCCCCGCCGATGCGTTCGGGGTCGGGGGCGTCGCACCCCCCCGCTCGAGTTCCACGTCCGACGAGACGGTGTCGTCCGAACCGTCCCCCGACCGGTCGGGACTCCTGGTCCCGCTACCCGTGGCGGCGGCCTCGGCCTCCTCGATGCGCCCCTCGGACTCGAGGTCGCGCAGGTCGCGGCGGATGGTCGCCTCGGAGTACCCGAGGGACTCGGCGAGACCGTTCACCGACCGGTCCCCGTTCTCAGACACCAGTTCGACGATGGTCCGTTTTCGCTCAGCGGGCAACATACACGGATGGCCGTGTCTGCTCGGTGCACGCTGTTAACGGTTCGTGTTGTATTCGCGTTCGTTTCTGCCCGATTCGTTCGTAAAAGCCGTGGCAGTCCCTGGTTCGACTGCACGAACCGGTTCGCAGGTGAGACTGTTCGAGAGAAGGAGCTAACTGCAGGGTCACGGGTCGGCTGCGGTCTCCGCGTCCCGAGACGGAGGCGCGGGGGACGTCGGGGCGGGCGGGGGTGGGGGCGGGACTCAGGGGGTCCGGACCCGGACGCGTCCGTCGCTGGTCACGCCGACGAGGATGTCCCGGCGCACCTCGCGCCCACGGACGGCGTCGCCGGCGGCGTCGCCGACGAGTTTCATCAGTTCCGGGGCGGCGTAGCCCACCTTCACGCCGGCGTCGTCGCAGGCGGAGTACACCATCTCGGGCACGTCGTAGAGGTCGGTGCCCGTCTCGACTGGCACCTGTACGGGCGCGCGGAGGGCCTCGGCGAACGCCACCGTCTCGCGGGCCTTGCTGACGTTCTCGCGGGCACTGGCCTCGATAGAGGAGACGTTGGCGCGGGAGGTGCCGAGCCACGCGGCGATGTCGGCCTGCGCGATGCCCCGCTCGCGAAGGCAGAGCACCTCCGCCTGCCGGCGGGTCAGCACGCTCGTCTCGGGGTCGAAGCCGACGCGGTCGAGCAGGTCTGGGGCGTCTTCGGGGACGGTCATGGTGTGTCGTGGGGGGCGATCCCCCGGTCGTGGGTCGTCGTCACACAGTATCCGGCGCGGGCGCTTGTAGCCGACGGTTCCGGTCCGACAGAAAGAGAGACCGGGAGCGGCCGCCTGCCAGTTCCAGTCGCAGTGAGGGTCGGGGGCCCCTGGTCTCGCAAGCAACTACGCGTGCGAGCCACTTAGCCTCGCCGCCCCTCCAGCCCCTGTCCGATGAGGACGCCGCCCGCCTGCAGAAGTTCGGGCGCGTGCTCCCAGCAGGCGTACCACGTCCGGTGGCCGCGGGCGACCACCACGTCCGCGCGGGTGCCACAGCTAAAACAGGGCTGTGAGTCGGCACCGCGGACGATTCTCATGCCGTGAGTTGGCACGCGACGTACTTGAACCTCCGCCCTCGGCGCCTACCCGCCCCAGAAGTTGTCGCGACTGCCCAGTCGCTCGCGGCGCGGCTTGCGCGACCCGTCCTCGTCGTCCTCGCTC
Proteins encoded:
- the hutH gene encoding histidine ammonia-lyase; this encodes MTEPVELDGESLTPEDVARVAREGTRVEVAEDARERVREARERVEGIVESGEPVYGINTGFGDLVDTRIPPDRVDELQTNLVRSHAAGAGRELEVEEVRALMLTRINALVKGYSGVREVVVDHLLALLNGSVHPVVKSRGSLGASGDLAPLAHMSLVLLREGEADTPDGRLSGAEALARIDCDPLTLRAKEGLALINGTQLTVGLAALAVVDAERLCRAADAAGALTVEVTMGTTAAMEAAVQRVRPHAGQTVAARNVKRLCEGSEIVESHRNCDRVQDAYSLRCVPQVHGAVRDAVAHLREAVEVELNSATDNPLVFPAESVDRRTSGTDAADVVSGGNFHGEPLALRLDYLTSALTELAAISERRADRLLNPHVQEEYLPPFLTPESGVRSGYMIAQYTAAALVSECRSTGRPSTDNTPVSGNQEDHVSMSATSAFAARRTLANARTVLAVELVCGAQAAEFVPEGEGGRLEHGVGTGATYEAVREVVPRLEADRPVHADIDAADALVETGALEQALRAAMAEEIE
- a CDS encoding DeoR family transcriptional regulator, which produces MLPAERKRTIVELVSENGDRSVNGLAESLGYSEATIRRDLRDLESEGRIEEAEAAATGSGTRSPDRSGDGSDDTVSSDVELERGGATPPTPNASAGTPGSACSTA
- a CDS encoding mannose-1-phosphate guanylyltransferase — protein: MQTIAVVLAGGVGTRLYPASSESRPKQFLSFGDGPSLLTRTVDRASEVAETVYVLTRPDYAETVPDHAPDAEVLVEPAGRDTGPALVYAAHRIREREAECVLLCLPSDHHVEGDFASVARRACEVAGETDKLVTLGVEPTRPAVGYGYIKPGEDRGDYYEAAGFFEKPDPGAAERYRYNGFYWNAGMFAWTPDALLREARGTDLDSLVTGLESGTAERAFALAPSVSIDNAVLEHSDEVAMVPATFEWDDLGAWDALARVFDEEADRDGNVVRGNGLLLDTENCLVATDETSHVSAVGVSNLTVAAYDGRVLVVPTREAQRVREVVERLREDEDEDEDE
- a CDS encoding Tfx family DNA-binding protein; its protein translation is MTVPEDAPDLLDRVGFDPETSVLTRRQAEVLCLRERGIAQADIAAWLGTSRANVSSIEASARENVSKARETVAFAEALRAPVQVPVETGTDLYDVPEMVYSACDDAGVKVGYAAPELMKLVGDAAGDAVRGREVRRDILVGVTSDGRVRVRTP
- a CDS encoding replication factor A (Replication protein A protects and stabilize the intermediate ssDNA that is generated by the unwinding action of a DNA helicase at the replication fork. In addition, SSBs prevent the formation of secondary structures by single-stranded template DNA.), which gives rise to MADLQQHAEAIHAQFSDHLDITVDEVRERLDTLVTEYKVPADEARRSLVNNYLDEAGLDRDELGGGGGGNELVPVGEVDADEEWIDVRAVVVELWEPRSDSISQVGLLGDESGTIKFVSFKTSELPKLEEGAAYRLGNVVTDEYEGRFSVKLNRTTSIEKLDEDIEVGDDSTEVEGALVDIQRGSGLIKRCPEEDCTRVLQNGRCSEHGEVEGEFDLRIKGVLDDGTQVHEVIFDEEMTEELTGITLAEAKEMAMDALDTSVVADEMKAGVLGTYYRVRGPTFGRYVLADEFERLGPVDAEAALIKARSM
- a CDS encoding RPA family protein — its product is MSGAPTREVARRVFATEFNDSTYTFKESDEERAPVYALLPTGERANRVFAVGTLTETEDVGSDSEYWQGRVVDPTGTFFMYAGQYQPDAASFLREAEPPTYVSVVGKPRTFETDDGDVNVSLRPESITAVDADTRDRWVVETATRTIERCDAVEEGGEYARMAEEHYPETDFEQYRRAALSALEDLDEESAEAESEASA
- a CDS encoding DUF7091 family protein; the encoded protein is MSNRRRFERILRTKLRSAGRQYAEARHAYEAARNVAASDLPVDEEGRAKIVCRRYAERRAVDLDSGFRPDCFDADHVDCQGCVEDIRDGRVETW